The following are from one region of the Desulfosalsimonas propionicica genome:
- a CDS encoding MTH1187 family thiamine-binding protein produces the protein MSVIVELSIFPMGKGVSVSPYVARAVKIIQGSGLPYESNPMGTCIEGQWPEVVKVVDQCFKDLQNDCDRIYLTIKADYRKDRSNGLSGKMASVESQL, from the coding sequence ATGAGTGTTATTGTGGAATTGTCGATTTTTCCCATGGGCAAGGGTGTCAGTGTCAGCCCCTATGTCGCCCGGGCCGTCAAAATCATTCAGGGCAGCGGTTTGCCTTATGAATCAAACCCCATGGGCACCTGCATCGAAGGCCAGTGGCCGGAGGTGGTCAAGGTTGTGGATCAATGCTTTAAAGATTTGCAAAATGACTGCGACCGCATTTATCTGACCATAAAGGCCGACTACCGCAAAGACCGCTCCAATGGCCTTTCCGGAAAAATGGCATCGGTTGAGTCGCAGTTGTAA
- a CDS encoding DUF4395 domain-containing protein, giving the protein MMAQACPISFETINEKVARVNAALTVLCMLVFVLTPFKAVILILGADLFIRAFLKPGYSFFSLLSRRILRMLNAEPTMTNAGPKIFAAKTGFVFTFVIGLLYWLGIPAASYIFATILALFAFLEAAAGFCVACRLYPFMPDFVK; this is encoded by the coding sequence ATGATGGCTCAAGCATGTCCCATCTCTTTTGAGACGATCAATGAAAAAGTGGCAAGGGTCAATGCCGCACTCACAGTGCTGTGCATGCTGGTATTTGTGTTAACCCCTTTTAAGGCCGTTATCCTGATCCTTGGCGCGGATCTTTTCATCCGGGCATTTTTAAAGCCGGGCTATAGTTTTTTCAGCCTGCTAAGCCGGCGCATACTCCGGATGCTCAATGCAGAACCAACAATGACAAATGCCGGCCCCAAAATCTTTGCTGCAAAAACCGGGTTTGTCTTTACCTTTGTGATCGGCCTGCTGTATTGGCTTGGGATTCCGGCAGCAAGCTATATCTTTGCGACAATTCTGGCGCTTTTTGCGTTTCTGGAAGCTGCCGCGGGTTTTTGCGTGGCCTGCCGGCTTTATCCATTCATGCCCGACTTTGTCAAATAG